The Paraburkholderia sp. SOS3 genome includes a region encoding these proteins:
- a CDS encoding ABC transporter substrate-binding protein, translating to MNNRKRWMRAAVLATCAAAFVCGAGSAAAQVKIGVTLSTTGPAASLGIPEKNTIALLPKQIGGKSVQYIVLDDASDSTHAVQNVHKLIDEDHVDAIIGSTVTPASLAMLDPIAESRTPMISLAASGSIVAPIDAKREWAFKTPQNDALMADAIAAYMEQHGVKSVAFLGFADAYGESWYSVFNAAANAHHLKLVANERYNRTDASVTGQVLKMMSQNPDAVLIAGSGTPAALPAKTLKERGYKGNIYQTHGVANNEFLRVCGKDCDGELLPAGPILVTDQLPDSNPVKQSSQAYKNAYERVYGAGSVSTFGGHAWDAGQLLQRAVPEALKKGQPGTVAFRTALRDALENVKNMPASHGIFNMTTTDHNGLDSRARVIVRIVDGKWQLQKD from the coding sequence ATGAACAACAGGAAACGATGGATGCGCGCCGCGGTGTTGGCCACGTGCGCCGCGGCATTCGTCTGCGGCGCCGGCTCGGCCGCGGCGCAGGTGAAGATCGGCGTGACGCTGTCGACGACCGGTCCTGCCGCGTCGCTCGGCATTCCCGAGAAGAACACCATCGCGCTGCTGCCGAAACAAATCGGCGGCAAGAGCGTGCAATACATCGTGCTCGACGATGCAAGCGACAGCACGCATGCGGTGCAGAACGTGCATAAGCTGATCGACGAAGACCATGTCGATGCGATCATCGGCTCGACGGTCACGCCCGCCTCGCTGGCGATGCTCGACCCCATTGCCGAAAGCAGAACGCCGATGATCTCGCTTGCAGCATCCGGGTCGATCGTCGCGCCGATCGATGCGAAGCGCGAATGGGCGTTCAAGACGCCGCAAAACGATGCGCTGATGGCCGATGCGATCGCCGCTTACATGGAGCAGCACGGCGTGAAGTCGGTCGCGTTTCTCGGCTTTGCGGACGCGTATGGCGAGAGCTGGTACTCGGTCTTCAATGCGGCTGCGAACGCGCATCATCTGAAGCTCGTTGCCAACGAACGCTATAACCGCACCGATGCATCGGTAACCGGCCAGGTGTTGAAAATGATGTCGCAGAACCCCGATGCGGTGCTGATCGCAGGTTCCGGCACGCCCGCCGCGTTGCCTGCGAAGACGCTGAAGGAGCGCGGCTACAAGGGCAACATCTATCAAACGCATGGCGTCGCGAATAACGAGTTCCTGCGCGTGTGCGGCAAGGATTGCGACGGCGAACTGCTACCTGCGGGGCCGATTCTCGTTACCGATCAGCTGCCGGACTCGAACCCGGTCAAGCAGTCGTCGCAAGCCTACAAGAATGCCTATGAGAGGGTCTATGGCGCGGGCTCGGTGTCGACGTTCGGCGGCCATGCATGGGATGCCGGCCAGTTGCTGCAGCGGGCGGTCCCCGAGGCGCTGAAGAAGGGGCAGCCGGGCACGGTCGCGTTTCGCACCGCGCTGCGCGATGCGCTCGAAAACGTGAAAAACATGCCCGCGTCGCACGGCATCTTCAACATGACGACGACCGATCACAATGGCCTCGACAGTCGCGCACGCGTGATCGTGCGGATCGTCGACGGCAAATGGCAACTGCAGAAAGACTAG